A window of Lacibacter sediminis contains these coding sequences:
- a CDS encoding glycoside hydrolase family 88 protein: MKQSLVLLGFISLVTFAFRSDKNETVFVKENFTYAGKQLKKMLTATEINKLAFPRTINKTGKLVTTNMYDWTPGFFPGSLWYAAEFSGDAALKNAAQQWTERLEPLKTFTQHHDLGFMMYCSYGNAYRLTGNEAYKNILVQSARSLSTRFNPVTGCIKSWNIFKSWHGSNTYNFPVIIDNMMNLELLFFASKVTGDTSFRHIAVTHAENTMKNQIRNDYSSYHVVCYDTITGKVAGRETAQGYADNSTWSRGQAWAIYGFTMVYRETKDPRFLKTAEGLADYFMNHKNLPADKIPYWDFNALQKGYTPGVRSHANNVNILYRDASAAAIVASALMELSTYSSSKGNQYRNFAVKMLHSLASPAYRAPLGNNGNFLLMQSVGSIPHNTEINVPLVYADYYFLEALQRYDLLMKGKKLFAVQKK; the protein is encoded by the coding sequence ATGAAACAATCGCTTGTACTTCTGGGCTTTATTTCTTTAGTGACATTCGCATTCCGTAGCGACAAAAACGAGACGGTTTTTGTAAAAGAAAATTTTACATATGCAGGTAAGCAACTCAAGAAAATGCTTACAGCAACCGAAATTAATAAACTTGCTTTTCCCCGTACGATTAATAAAACAGGGAAACTGGTTACAACAAACATGTACGACTGGACGCCTGGATTCTTTCCGGGCAGCTTGTGGTATGCTGCAGAGTTTTCAGGTGATGCAGCATTGAAAAATGCAGCACAGCAATGGACAGAGCGCCTCGAACCGCTGAAGACGTTTACGCAACATCATGATCTTGGTTTTATGATGTATTGCAGCTATGGCAATGCATACAGGCTTACAGGAAATGAGGCTTATAAAAACATTCTCGTTCAGTCTGCACGTTCACTGAGTACCCGTTTCAATCCTGTAACAGGTTGTATTAAATCATGGAACATATTCAAATCATGGCATGGAAGTAATACATACAACTTCCCGGTGATCATTGATAACATGATGAATCTTGAATTACTCTTCTTTGCATCAAAGGTAACGGGCGATACATCATTCCGTCATATTGCTGTTACACACGCAGAAAATACCATGAAGAACCAGATCAGAAATGATTACAGTTCTTATCATGTTGTTTGTTACGACACCATTACCGGTAAAGTGGCAGGTAGAGAAACTGCACAAGGCTATGCAGATAATTCAACCTGGTCGAGAGGGCAGGCTTGGGCTATTTATGGATTTACTATGGTGTATCGTGAGACAAAAGATCCCCGCTTTTTAAAAACAGCAGAAGGCCTCGCAGATTATTTTATGAATCATAAAAATCTGCCTGCGGATAAAATTCCTTATTGGGATTTTAATGCGTTGCAAAAAGGCTACACTCCCGGTGTTCGTTCACATGCAAATAATGTGAACATACTTTACCGTGATGCATCCGCAGCAGCAATTGTGGCTTCTGCATTAATGGAGTTGAGTACCTATAGCAGTTCGAAAGGAAATCAATACAGGAATTTTGCAGTAAAAATGCTGCATTCGTTGGCAAGTCCTGCGTACAGGGCACCACTAGGTAATAACGGTAATTTTCTGTTGATGCAATCCGTTGGCAGTATTCCACACAATACGGAAATTAACGTGCCGCTCGTGTATGCTGATTATTATTTTCTTGAAGCATTACAACGTTATGATCTGTTGATGAAAGGAAAGAAACTCTTTGCAGTTCAGAAAAAATAA
- a CDS encoding glycoside hydrolase family 53 protein → MRKIAVISVLYIFAIVATGGCQKKKTVEPTPTPDPPVVQTGFAKGADVSWLTEMEAAGKKFYNAAGVETECIALMKSLGMNTIRLRVWVNPTQSWNNAADVVAKAVRAKNLGMRVMINFHYSDTWADPKNQTKPAAWNALNFTALKTALSAHTSDVLNQLKTAGVTTEWVQVGNETNDGMLWPDGAAKTNMSNYAQLVTAGYDAVKAVFPTAKVIVHISSGWDNGLFQFNIGGLINNGAKFDVIGMSVYPQFVVAGWAVANQQVLANMNDMVARYNKEVMVVEVGMPWDSAAECKLFLTDLIAKTKAVTGNKGLGVLYWEPQSYGNWKGYTKGAFDNTGKPTVAMDAFKN, encoded by the coding sequence ATGCGTAAGATAGCTGTCATAAGTGTACTGTACATCTTTGCCATTGTTGCAACAGGTGGTTGTCAGAAAAAGAAAACAGTAGAACCAACTCCAACACCCGATCCTCCGGTTGTACAAACAGGTTTTGCAAAAGGTGCTGATGTTAGTTGGCTTACTGAAATGGAAGCTGCAGGTAAAAAGTTTTATAATGCAGCAGGTGTGGAAACGGAATGTATTGCATTGATGAAATCACTCGGCATGAATACGATCCGTTTGCGTGTGTGGGTAAACCCAACTCAATCCTGGAACAATGCAGCGGATGTTGTGGCAAAAGCAGTGCGTGCAAAAAATCTAGGTATGCGTGTAATGATTAATTTTCATTACAGTGATACCTGGGCTGATCCTAAAAATCAAACCAAACCGGCTGCATGGAACGCTTTGAATTTTACAGCGCTTAAAACTGCATTGTCAGCACATACAAGCGATGTATTGAATCAATTAAAAACAGCAGGCGTTACAACCGAATGGGTACAGGTGGGCAATGAAACCAATGATGGCATGTTATGGCCCGATGGAGCAGCTAAAACCAACATGAGTAATTATGCGCAATTGGTGACTGCAGGCTATGATGCAGTGAAAGCGGTATTTCCTACAGCAAAAGTAATTGTACATATTTCCAGTGGTTGGGATAACGGACTCTTTCAATTTAATATCGGAGGATTGATTAACAATGGTGCAAAATTCGATGTGATTGGGATGTCGGTGTATCCTCAGTTTGTAGTAGCAGGTTGGGCAGTTGCCAATCAACAAGTCCTTGCCAATATGAATGATATGGTAGCACGTTACAATAAAGAAGTGATGGTGGTGGAAGTAGGGATGCCTTGGGACAGTGCGGCCGAATGTAAATTATTCCTCACCGATCTGATTGCCAAAACAAAAGCAGTCACTGGCAATAAAGGCTTAGGTGTTTTGTATTGGGAACCGCAAAGTTATGGCAACTGGAAAGGGTACACTAAGGGTGCATTTGATAACACCGGCAAACCTACCGTTGCGATGGATGCATTTAAAAATTAA
- a CDS encoding arylsulfatase: MKTIFSILLSICLLNSFSTLAQQPNIIFIFADDLGYGEIGCYGQQKIETPNLDALAAKGKKFTSFYSGTSVCAPSRASLMTGLHTGHTPIRGNKQFAPEGQTPLPESTKTFANYLQQNGYATATFGKWGMGFNQNSGDPNKKGFDLFYGYNDQALAHDFFPPYLWNNHNKVDLSINKTYDSIYSAALIHQQAVQYIKEQGNKPFFMYLSYTLPHGDVIGPHDSLYNYYKQKFNEQPLTGNALRTRAHNMKPEAYPHAQFAAMVGRLDLYVGEIVKAIKEKGLAENTLIIFSSDNGPHKENGGDPEFFNSNGIYRGIKRDLYEGGMRVPFIAYWPTKIKPAVVTQPAALWDMYPTFLELAKIPVSEKIDGISIVPLLLFNKGKQKLHEHFYWEFHENDGRQAVRWGKWKGVRLGVSKNENAPIELYNLNNDPSEQKNVAGKFPEVVKIIEQLMKQEHVFHPDWPLLSSEIKN, encoded by the coding sequence ATGAAAACTATTTTCTCGATTCTCCTTTCCATTTGCCTGTTGAACAGCTTCTCAACATTGGCACAACAACCAAACATCATTTTCATTTTTGCAGATGATTTGGGTTATGGTGAGATTGGTTGCTACGGTCAGCAGAAAATTGAAACCCCCAATCTTGATGCACTTGCTGCAAAAGGGAAAAAGTTTACATCATTTTATTCGGGCACATCAGTATGTGCGCCTTCACGTGCCTCATTAATGACAGGATTGCACACAGGCCACACTCCTATCCGTGGCAATAAGCAATTTGCACCCGAAGGTCAAACACCTTTGCCTGAATCAACCAAAACTTTTGCCAACTATTTACAGCAAAATGGATACGCAACAGCAACATTCGGTAAATGGGGAATGGGATTCAACCAGAATAGTGGCGATCCGAATAAAAAAGGTTTTGATCTGTTTTATGGCTATAACGATCAGGCCCTGGCGCATGATTTTTTCCCACCATATCTCTGGAACAATCACAACAAAGTTGATCTCTCCATTAACAAAACATACGATTCAATTTATTCTGCCGCACTAATCCATCAACAGGCGGTGCAATACATCAAAGAGCAAGGCAACAAACCTTTCTTCATGTATCTCTCTTACACGTTGCCCCATGGAGATGTGATTGGCCCACATGACAGTTTGTACAACTATTATAAACAAAAGTTCAATGAACAACCGTTGACTGGTAATGCATTAAGAACAAGAGCGCATAATATGAAGCCTGAAGCATACCCGCATGCACAATTTGCAGCAATGGTTGGACGGCTCGATCTATATGTTGGAGAAATTGTAAAAGCCATCAAAGAAAAAGGATTGGCTGAAAATACACTCATCATCTTCAGCAGCGATAATGGGCCACATAAAGAAAATGGTGGTGATCCTGAATTCTTCAACAGTAATGGCATTTACCGTGGTATCAAACGTGATTTGTATGAAGGCGGCATGCGTGTTCCGTTTATTGCATACTGGCCAACTAAAATAAAACCGGCTGTTGTTACACAACCTGCAGCATTGTGGGATATGTATCCAACGTTTTTAGAACTTGCAAAGATTCCTGTTTCAGAAAAAATCGATGGCATTTCAATTGTTCCTTTGCTACTCTTCAATAAAGGCAAACAAAAACTACATGAACATTTCTATTGGGAGTTTCATGAAAACGATGGGCGACAAGCCGTACGTTGGGGAAAATGGAAAGGCGTTCGATTGGGTGTAAGCAAGAATGAAAACGCCCCGATTGAATTGTATAATCTCAATAATGATCCATCAGAACAAAAAAATGTAGCTGGCAAATTTCCTGAAGTAGTTAAGATCATTGAGCAGCTGATGAAACAGGAACATGTGTTTCATCCTGACTGGCCGTTACTCTCATCGGAAATAAAGAATTAA
- a CDS encoding DUF2264 domain-containing protein, which produces MKKSFALPALLVIAVIYTQKVTAQKAKKKEQTQIAIVTGQQDRLFWANTLYKIAYPVVHNLAEGTLKQNLPLELGPQYYLPVKKVTYLEAVGRTMAGLAPWLALPDDVTEEGKMRKQMRDELLKGLANAVDPNHPDYLNFRTEGQPIVDAAYVAHAFIRAPKALWEPLDATTKKRFVEEFKSLRTRKGAYNNWLLFAGLTEGFLLKIGEQHDPARIDFSIRKMKEWYAGDGWYSDGEKFSMDYYNSFVIHSMLVDLLGTLVEKKMAQQQDYDLALQRMIRYSEFLERVIAPDGTYPAFGRSITYRTAAFQALAQTALMEKLPAHILPAQVRCGLTAVMHKMFDGNQNFDSNGWLVLGFNGHQPMVADQYTSTGSLYIATLGFLTLGLPADNKFWTDPAASWTSKKAWSGETLKKDYKVEY; this is translated from the coding sequence ATGAAAAAAAGCTTCGCACTTCCAGCACTCTTAGTTATAGCAGTTATATATACACAAAAAGTAACCGCACAAAAGGCAAAGAAAAAAGAACAAACGCAAATTGCGATTGTAACCGGTCAGCAGGATAGACTATTTTGGGCAAATACATTGTATAAAATTGCTTACCCTGTTGTTCATAACCTTGCTGAAGGAACGTTAAAACAAAATCTCCCGTTAGAATTAGGGCCACAGTATTACCTGCCTGTGAAAAAAGTAACGTACCTGGAAGCGGTTGGCAGAACAATGGCCGGTCTTGCACCTTGGTTAGCATTGCCTGATGATGTAACAGAAGAAGGTAAGATGCGTAAACAAATGCGTGATGAATTGTTGAAAGGTTTGGCCAATGCTGTTGATCCTAACCATCCGGATTATCTCAACTTCAGAACCGAAGGTCAGCCTATTGTGGATGCAGCTTATGTGGCACATGCATTTATCCGTGCACCAAAAGCTTTGTGGGAACCGTTGGATGCAACTACTAAAAAACGTTTTGTTGAAGAATTCAAATCATTACGCACAAGAAAAGGGGCGTATAATAATTGGTTATTGTTTGCCGGACTTACAGAAGGCTTTTTATTGAAAATAGGAGAGCAGCACGATCCGGCACGTATTGATTTCTCTATTCGTAAAATGAAAGAATGGTATGCAGGTGATGGGTGGTATAGCGATGGTGAAAAATTCAGCATGGATTATTACAACTCTTTTGTTATTCATTCAATGCTGGTTGATCTGCTCGGTACATTGGTTGAAAAGAAGATGGCGCAGCAACAGGATTATGATCTGGCATTACAACGCATGATCCGTTACAGTGAGTTTCTTGAACGTGTGATTGCACCCGATGGAACTTACCCCGCATTTGGTCGTTCCATTACTTATCGTACAGCAGCTTTCCAGGCTTTGGCACAAACAGCGTTGATGGAAAAATTACCTGCACATATCTTACCGGCACAGGTGCGTTGCGGATTAACTGCCGTAATGCACAAGATGTTTGATGGCAATCAAAACTTTGATAGTAATGGCTGGTTGGTTTTAGGTTTCAACGGACATCAACCGATGGTGGCCGATCAATACACTTCAACAGGTAGCTTATATATAGCCACACTTGGCTTTTTAACATTGGGTCTTCCGGCTGATAATAAATTCTGGACAGATCCTGCCGCAAGCTGGACAAGTAAAAAAGCATGGAGTGGAGAAACGTTGAAGAAAGATTATAAAGTAGAGTATTGA
- a CDS encoding DUF4982 domain-containing protein has product MKRLLLFAVLLSASVNSFAQRTKYNFNPAWKVYKGDDSSAINLSYDDSKWKQVTLPYAWNEDEAFKNDIVDLSTGIAWFRKKFKLPATAKGQKVFIEFEGVRQAAAVYVNGNYVGLHENGVTAFGYDISNLLKYGNEDNIIAVRTDNSWEYREKATNTKYQWIDKNFNANYGGLSKNVFLHITGNVYQTLPLYNNLGTTGTYIYAKDFDIKNKKATIVASSEVKNESGKEQTVSYAVKVKDMNGLFVKTFSSAPVTIQPNETKAISSSAVASNINFWSWGYGYLYDVETSLLINGKVVDVVVTKTGFRKTAFKEGMIYLNDRVIQVHGYAQRTSNEWPAIGMSVPAWLSDYSNKLMVESNGNLVRWMHITPWKQDVESCDRVGLMQAMPAGDAERDVTGTRWEQRKTVMRDAIIYNRNNPSIIFYECGNESISEQHMIEMKAIRDAYDPFGGRAIGSREMLDSKTAEYGGEMLYVNKSATIPVWAMEYSRDEGLRKYWDDYSPPYHKDGDGPLHKGEPAKIYNRNMESHALENIARWYDFWKERPGTGKRVSSGGVNIVFSETNTHHRGAENYRRSGEVDALRIIKENFYAHKIMWDGWVDVEKPGIHIIGHWNYTDTTVKDLFVISSADKVELFINGKSFGFGEQTNRFQFTFKQVRWQKGTIKAVGYDVNGKQLCSTKKTTASKPVALRLTPITHPKGLQANGHDLALVEVEVVDANGQRCPIAMNMINFQLEGEAEWRGGMAQGPNNFILSKELPVENGVNRVLIRSTTKPGQIKIIATADGLKTASLQLHSTVVPVNNGLSTQLPSFGLKGNLQRGPTPSTPSFVQKRNALTIVKATAGSKSDSAFASFDDNELTDWYNDGNLSTAWIEYELQQPATISEVTLKLNNFRSRSYPIRISVDGQEVFSGNTPTSLGYCTIVCKRLTGKKLKIELIKSANLTGETSTEVSGKKLDDGVTRNDANSKGRLSIIEVEIYEPVK; this is encoded by the coding sequence ATGAAAAGATTGCTGCTGTTTGCTGTTCTTTTATCAGCCAGTGTAAACTCATTTGCACAACGAACGAAATATAATTTCAACCCTGCATGGAAAGTATATAAAGGCGATGACTCATCAGCGATCAATCTGTCTTACGATGATTCAAAATGGAAACAGGTAACACTTCCCTATGCCTGGAACGAAGATGAAGCGTTTAAAAACGATATCGTTGATCTTTCAACAGGCATTGCATGGTTCAGGAAAAAGTTCAAATTGCCGGCAACAGCAAAAGGACAAAAAGTATTTATTGAATTTGAAGGAGTGCGACAAGCTGCTGCTGTTTACGTAAATGGTAACTATGTTGGCTTGCATGAGAATGGTGTAACTGCTTTTGGCTACGACATAAGTAACCTATTGAAGTATGGTAACGAAGACAATATAATTGCCGTACGAACCGATAACAGTTGGGAATACCGTGAGAAAGCAACTAACACAAAATATCAATGGATCGACAAGAACTTCAATGCGAACTATGGCGGCCTTAGTAAAAATGTATTCCTGCATATTACCGGCAACGTTTATCAAACGTTGCCACTGTATAATAATCTTGGCACTACCGGAACTTACATTTACGCCAAAGACTTTGATATTAAAAACAAGAAAGCAACCATTGTTGCATCATCAGAGGTAAAGAATGAATCGGGCAAAGAGCAAACAGTATCGTATGCTGTTAAAGTCAAAGACATGAATGGACTATTTGTGAAAACATTTTCATCTGCTCCGGTAACCATTCAACCAAACGAAACAAAAGCGATCAGTTCATCAGCCGTAGCATCCAATATTAATTTCTGGAGCTGGGGTTATGGTTATTTGTATGATGTAGAAACAAGTTTACTCATCAATGGAAAAGTGGTTGACGTGGTTGTTACAAAAACAGGTTTCCGTAAAACAGCATTTAAAGAAGGCATGATCTATTTAAATGACCGTGTGATACAAGTGCACGGTTATGCGCAACGCACATCAAACGAATGGCCTGCTATTGGTATGAGTGTACCAGCTTGGTTGAGCGATTACAGTAATAAACTAATGGTGGAGAGCAATGGTAATCTCGTACGATGGATGCACATCACTCCCTGGAAACAGGATGTTGAAAGTTGTGATCGTGTTGGATTAATGCAGGCAATGCCGGCAGGTGATGCAGAACGAGATGTAACGGGTACACGTTGGGAACAACGCAAAACTGTTATGCGTGATGCGATCATTTACAATCGCAATAATCCAAGTATTATTTTTTATGAGTGCGGCAATGAAAGCATCAGCGAGCAACACATGATCGAAATGAAAGCCATTCGTGATGCATATGATCCGTTTGGCGGTCGTGCAATCGGCAGCAGGGAAATGCTCGACAGTAAAACAGCTGAGTATGGTGGTGAAATGTTATACGTCAATAAAAGTGCAACTATTCCTGTGTGGGCAATGGAGTATTCTCGAGATGAAGGTTTACGTAAGTATTGGGATGACTATTCACCACCCTATCACAAAGATGGCGATGGGCCTTTGCATAAAGGTGAACCTGCAAAGATTTATAACCGCAACATGGAATCGCATGCGTTGGAAAATATTGCTCGCTGGTACGATTTCTGGAAAGAGCGTCCAGGCACAGGTAAGCGTGTGAGTTCGGGCGGTGTGAACATTGTTTTCTCTGAAACAAATACGCACCATCGTGGTGCAGAAAATTACAGAAGAAGTGGTGAAGTAGATGCATTACGTATCATCAAAGAAAATTTTTACGCTCATAAAATTATGTGGGACGGCTGGGTTGATGTAGAAAAACCGGGCATCCACATTATTGGTCATTGGAATTACACGGATACAACAGTGAAGGATCTTTTTGTGATCTCATCGGCTGATAAAGTAGAATTGTTTATCAATGGAAAATCCTTTGGCTTTGGTGAGCAGACCAATCGCTTTCAGTTTACGTTTAAGCAAGTGCGTTGGCAAAAAGGAACTATTAAAGCAGTTGGCTACGATGTTAATGGCAAACAACTCTGCAGCACAAAAAAAACAACAGCAAGTAAACCGGTTGCACTTCGTTTAACACCCATCACACATCCAAAAGGTTTACAGGCGAATGGTCATGATCTGGCATTAGTTGAAGTAGAAGTTGTTGATGCAAATGGTCAACGTTGCCCCATTGCCATGAACATGATCAACTTTCAACTGGAAGGCGAAGCAGAATGGAGAGGTGGTATGGCACAAGGACCAAACAATTTTATTCTTTCAAAAGAGCTTCCTGTTGAAAACGGAGTAAATCGTGTACTTATCCGTTCGACAACAAAACCCGGGCAGATCAAAATAATTGCAACAGCTGATGGTTTAAAAACCGCCTCACTACAATTACATTCAACTGTTGTACCGGTGAACAATGGACTAAGTACACAATTACCATCATTCGGTTTAAAAGGCAACCTGCAACGTGGCCCTACTCCTTCTACTCCATCGTTTGTGCAAAAAAGAAATGCATTAACCATTGTAAAAGCAACTGCAGGATCAAAGAGTGATAGCGCTTTTGCAAGTTTTGATGACAACGAATTAACTGATTGGTATAACGATGGCAATTTATCAACTGCATGGATCGAATACGAACTGCAACAACCGGCAACTATCAGTGAGGTTACACTAAAACTGAATAATTTCCGCTCACGCAGCTATCCGATACGCATTTCTGTTGACGGGCAGGAAGTATTCAGCGGCAATACCCCAACAAGTCTGGGCTACTGTACTATTGTGTGCAAACGATTGACCGGTAAGAAGCTGAAGATCGAATTGATAAAATCAGCTAACTTAACCGGCGAAACTTCAACTGAGGTATCCGGTAAAAAGCTGGATGATGGCGTAACACGAAACGATGCAAACAGCAAAGGAAGGTTAAGTATAATCGAAGTTGAAATTTATGAGCCTGTGAAATAA
- a CDS encoding heparinase II/III domain-containing protein — MLRVSLLFVLFFIALTVNAYEKRNLLQKKATVDQVKASLVSKASWIKYPAYANRNGWDAFTGSLKDELIKEGEAYLNYTWKVVTASDYLEYERSGSRVAMENPFGANNIALSRLVFAELAEGKGRFMNQIINGVWQTCEMSSWVLSAHLGAQKTKRSLPDYREEIIDLTSADMGSFLSWTWYFLHDEFDKVNPVIAAKLRTNIQKRILEPYMQRSDYWWQAFNYKTGVLVNNWNPWCNSNVLTCFLLLEEDDTKLAAAVHRTMQSVDHFINYVQADGACEEGPSYWGHAAGKLYDYLQLLSNASNGKLSIFHEPMIKHMGEYIARSYVGNGWVVNFADASAKGGGDAGVVYRYGKAVNSTEMQAFAAYLVQANKGKVEINASRDFFRSIENISSYKDLLGTKPSLPTANYSWYPQTQFCYMKTNTGFFFAGKAGFNNESHNHNDVGTFSFYVNEVPMFIDAGVGTYTRQTFSSERYTIWTMQSNYHNLPMINNKPQQFGAQYKAKDVLFDAKKNLFSADISNAYNKEAAVKKWIRSYTLSTNQLIIDDAFELTELKEANQINFMTWAKPDISKAGIVLLEKEGQSVKMQYDATQFDATIETIPQTDQRLSRVWGSEIYRLSLTAKKQQLKGRYKFVITKNESLNGK, encoded by the coding sequence ATGCTTCGTGTTTCTCTTTTGTTTGTGCTTTTTTTTATTGCTCTTACAGTCAATGCGTATGAAAAACGCAACCTGTTACAGAAAAAAGCAACTGTTGATCAGGTAAAAGCAAGTCTTGTTTCAAAAGCATCATGGATTAAGTATCCTGCGTACGCAAACAGGAATGGCTGGGATGCATTTACCGGTTCATTGAAAGATGAATTAATTAAAGAAGGTGAAGCCTATCTTAACTATACATGGAAAGTAGTTACTGCATCTGATTATTTAGAGTATGAACGAAGCGGTAGCCGTGTTGCTATGGAAAATCCATTTGGTGCAAACAATATTGCATTGAGTCGATTAGTATTTGCAGAGCTGGCCGAAGGGAAGGGGCGTTTCATGAACCAGATCATTAATGGTGTGTGGCAAACATGCGAAATGTCATCATGGGTGTTGTCGGCACATTTAGGTGCACAAAAAACAAAACGATCATTACCCGATTATCGTGAAGAGATCATTGATCTTACTTCCGCTGACATGGGTTCGTTCTTATCATGGACCTGGTATTTTTTGCATGATGAATTTGATAAAGTAAACCCTGTTATTGCTGCTAAGCTTCGTACAAATATCCAGAAACGTATTCTTGAACCGTACATGCAACGTAGCGATTATTGGTGGCAGGCATTCAATTACAAAACCGGTGTGCTCGTAAACAACTGGAATCCCTGGTGTAATTCAAATGTGCTCACTTGTTTTCTTTTACTCGAAGAAGATGACACGAAATTGGCAGCAGCAGTACATCGTACCATGCAGAGTGTTGATCATTTCATTAATTATGTGCAGGCTGATGGTGCATGTGAAGAAGGACCATCGTATTGGGGACATGCTGCCGGTAAACTATACGATTATCTTCAACTGCTCAGTAATGCAAGTAACGGTAAGCTTAGCATTTTTCATGAACCAATGATCAAACATATGGGTGAATACATTGCCCGTAGTTATGTTGGCAACGGATGGGTTGTGAACTTTGCCGATGCTTCTGCAAAAGGAGGTGGCGATGCAGGAGTTGTTTATCGTTACGGTAAAGCAGTCAACAGTACAGAGATGCAGGCCTTTGCGGCATATCTCGTGCAGGCTAATAAAGGTAAAGTTGAGATCAATGCATCACGTGATTTTTTTCGCAGCATAGAAAACATTTCATCATACAAAGATTTACTCGGAACAAAACCTTCATTGCCAACAGCAAATTACAGCTGGTATCCACAAACGCAGTTTTGTTACATGAAAACTAATACAGGATTTTTCTTTGCGGGTAAAGCAGGTTTCAACAACGAAAGTCATAACCATAATGATGTTGGTACCTTCTCATTCTATGTAAATGAAGTGCCGATGTTTATTGATGCAGGCGTGGGAACTTACACAAGACAAACGTTCAGCAGCGAACGTTACACCATCTGGACCATGCAGAGTAACTACCACAATTTGCCAATGATCAATAATAAACCTCAGCAATTTGGTGCACAGTATAAAGCAAAAGATGTTTTGTTTGACGCAAAAAAGAATTTATTCAGTGCTGATATAAGTAATGCGTATAACAAGGAAGCCGCAGTAAAAAAATGGATACGCAGTTACACATTGTCAACTAATCAACTGATCATTGATGATGCATTTGAATTAACGGAGTTAAAAGAGGCGAACCAAATCAACTTTATGACATGGGCCAAGCCTGACATTTCAAAAGCAGGCATTGTGCTGCTTGAAAAAGAAGGACAGTCCGTAAAGATGCAGTATGACGCAACACAGTTTGATGCAACCATTGAAACCATTCCGCAAACAGATCAACGTCTGTCACGGGTGTGGGGCAGTGAAATTTACAGGCTAAGTCTAACGGCCAAAAAACAACAATTAAAAGGGCGATACAAATTTGTAATCACCAAAAACGAATCTCTCAACGGTAAATAA